The following are from one region of the Aquipuribacter nitratireducens genome:
- a CDS encoding GDP-mannose 4,6-dehydratase, whose product MPRALVTGITGQDGLYLSELLLGKGYEVFGLIRGQNNPKADLVRRTVPDVTLLTGDLTDLSSLLRAMAVADPDEVYNLGAISFVAYSWENAHLTTEVTGKGVLNMLEAVRLHAHDDTSRVRFYQASSSEMFGRVQEVPQRETTLLWPRSPYGVAKVYGHYMTINYRESYGMHASSGILFNHESPRRGVEFVTRKVSRAVARIALGLQDSVTLGNLDARRDWGFAGDYVEAMWCMLQQEVADDYVVATGHTHSIRELLDVAFAHVGVDDWSGLVRQDKALLRPAEVDLLVGDASKAREKLGWSPRVRFEELVRMMVDHDLAEQRAGG is encoded by the coding sequence GTGCCACGCGCCCTCGTCACCGGGATCACCGGCCAGGACGGCCTCTACCTCTCCGAGCTCCTGCTCGGGAAGGGCTACGAGGTGTTCGGCCTCATCCGCGGCCAGAACAACCCGAAGGCCGACCTCGTCCGCCGGACCGTCCCGGACGTCACGCTGCTCACCGGTGACCTCACCGACCTGTCGAGCCTGCTGCGCGCCATGGCGGTGGCCGACCCGGACGAGGTCTACAACCTCGGGGCCATCTCCTTCGTCGCGTACTCGTGGGAGAACGCCCACCTCACGACCGAGGTGACGGGCAAGGGCGTCCTCAACATGCTCGAGGCCGTCCGCCTCCACGCCCACGACGACACCTCGCGCGTCCGCTTCTACCAGGCGTCGAGCTCGGAGATGTTCGGCCGCGTGCAGGAGGTTCCGCAGCGGGAGACGACCCTGCTGTGGCCGCGGTCCCCGTACGGCGTCGCGAAGGTGTACGGGCACTACATGACGATCAACTACCGCGAGTCGTACGGCATGCACGCCTCCAGCGGCATCCTCTTCAACCACGAGTCCCCGCGCCGCGGCGTGGAGTTCGTCACCCGCAAGGTGTCCCGCGCCGTCGCCCGGATCGCCCTCGGCCTGCAGGACTCCGTCACCCTCGGCAACCTCGACGCGCGACGCGACTGGGGCTTCGCGGGGGACTACGTCGAGGCGATGTGGTGCATGCTCCAGCAGGAGGTCGCCGACGACTACGTCGTCGCGACCGGGCACACGCACTCCATCCGCGAGCTGCTCGACGTCGCGTTCGCCCACGTCGGTGTCGACGACTGGTCGGGCCTCGTCCGGCAGGACAAGGCCCTGCTCCGTCCGGCGGAGGTCGACCTGCTCGTGGGGGACGCGAGCAAGGCCCGCGAGAAGCTCGGCTGGAGCCCGCGGGTCCGCTTCGAGGAGCTCGTCCGCATGATGGTCGACCACGACCTCGCCGAGCAGCGGGCCGGCGGCTGA
- a CDS encoding N-acetylmuramoyl-L-alanine amidase, whose translation MTHLRRAAALVTATATVGGLLVFDVVSLPQQGVAPRVTTLALASEVETLPPGTSPGVDAVGGTGTVTTHPVPTDDFTLVGLTWDEGDAPGRVEVRVREADGWSAWTPLDPVDGGPDPGTEEAALAAGVTGTEPLVTDGADAFQVRVAGTGPDLPESLTAAVVDPGESPADGSEVTGTPLSGAEADLLRPRIVPRSAWGADESLRRCSPSYSAGIEAATVHHTAGTNGYSRAASAGIVRGIYAYHTQSLGWCDVGYNFLVDRFGTVYEGRAGGIASAVRGAHAGGFNDRTFGVSAIGNYETAAAPEAMVRAIGQVIGWKLSLFGRSAAGTTALTSAGGSTSRYPSGQRVTLPRVFAHRDVGMTACPGRTLVAALGAVRAEAGRYGGALASSTRLLPVQADGDSGSELLTYDPVTGAQRLVDVGTDGRSAPLSSTTWSTGWTHLVPVEADGSPGQELLLYDRAGGRQALLDLAGGKVRTLSSVTWSRSWTHVVPVESDGSGGSELVVYNAASGRQQLLDLAGGRARTVSKVDWSRSWSQVTALEADGSGGSEVLVYNAASGRQQLLDLVAGRARTLTKADWSPAWSHVVPVEADGSAGSELVLYNRASGRQAVIDTRGGGVRTMSTSAWSRGWTEVLAVELDRSVRSEVLVFQAATRRAVYLDMAVNGSTRTLAQP comes from the coding sequence ATGACGCACCTCCGCCGAGCCGCCGCGCTCGTCACCGCAACCGCGACCGTCGGGGGGCTCCTCGTCTTCGACGTCGTGTCGCTGCCGCAGCAGGGGGTGGCGCCGCGCGTCACGACCCTCGCCCTCGCGAGCGAGGTCGAGACGCTGCCGCCCGGCACGTCGCCCGGCGTCGACGCGGTCGGTGGCACGGGCACGGTGACGACGCACCCGGTCCCCACGGACGACTTCACCCTCGTGGGGCTCACGTGGGACGAGGGCGACGCCCCCGGGCGGGTGGAGGTCCGCGTCCGCGAGGCCGACGGCTGGTCGGCGTGGACCCCGCTCGACCCGGTCGACGGCGGCCCGGACCCCGGCACCGAGGAGGCGGCGCTCGCCGCGGGGGTCACGGGCACCGAGCCGCTCGTCACCGACGGCGCGGACGCCTTCCAGGTGCGCGTCGCCGGGACCGGACCCGACCTGCCGGAGAGCCTGACCGCGGCGGTCGTCGACCCCGGTGAGTCGCCCGCCGACGGCAGCGAGGTCACGGGGACGCCGCTCAGCGGTGCCGAGGCGGACCTCCTGCGTCCGCGGATCGTGCCCCGCTCCGCGTGGGGCGCCGACGAGTCGCTGCGCCGGTGCTCGCCGTCGTACTCCGCCGGCATCGAGGCCGCGACCGTGCACCACACGGCCGGCACGAACGGCTACTCGCGCGCCGCGAGCGCCGGCATCGTCCGGGGCATCTACGCGTACCACACGCAGTCGCTCGGCTGGTGCGACGTCGGCTACAACTTCCTCGTCGACCGCTTCGGCACCGTCTACGAAGGACGCGCGGGCGGCATCGCGAGCGCCGTCCGCGGCGCCCACGCCGGTGGGTTCAACGACCGCACCTTCGGTGTCTCCGCCATCGGCAACTACGAGACAGCCGCCGCGCCGGAGGCGATGGTCCGCGCGATCGGGCAGGTGATCGGCTGGAAGCTGTCGCTGTTCGGTCGCAGCGCCGCGGGCACGACGGCGCTCACGTCCGCCGGGGGTAGCACGAGCCGCTACCCCTCGGGCCAGCGCGTGACGCTGCCGCGGGTGTTCGCGCACCGTGACGTCGGCATGACGGCGTGCCCCGGTCGCACCCTCGTCGCCGCGCTCGGCGCCGTGCGGGCCGAGGCGGGCCGCTACGGCGGCGCCCTCGCCTCCTCCACACGGCTGCTGCCGGTTCAGGCCGACGGCGACAGCGGCTCCGAGCTGCTGACCTACGATCCCGTGACGGGCGCCCAGCGGCTCGTCGACGTCGGCACCGACGGGCGGTCCGCGCCGCTGTCGAGCACGACGTGGTCGACGGGGTGGACGCACCTCGTGCCCGTCGAGGCGGACGGGTCGCCGGGTCAGGAGCTGCTGCTCTACGACCGCGCCGGCGGCCGTCAGGCCCTCCTCGACCTCGCCGGCGGGAAGGTCCGCACCCTGTCGAGCGTCACGTGGTCCCGGTCGTGGACCCACGTCGTCCCCGTCGAGTCGGACGGCAGCGGCGGCAGCGAGCTCGTCGTGTACAACGCGGCCAGCGGCCGCCAGCAGCTGCTCGACCTCGCCGGTGGCCGGGCGCGGACCGTCTCGAAGGTCGACTGGTCCCGCTCGTGGTCGCAGGTGACGGCCCTGGAGGCCGACGGCAGCGGCGGCAGCGAGGTCCTCGTGTACAACGCGGCGAGCGGTCGCCAGCAGCTCCTCGACCTCGTCGCGGGACGGGCCCGGACCCTCACCAAGGCGGACTGGTCGCCGGCGTGGAGCCACGTCGTGCCCGTGGAGGCCGACGGGAGCGCGGGCAGCGAGCTCGTCCTCTACAACCGGGCCTCGGGCCGGCAGGCGGTCATCGACACCCGCGGCGGCGGCGTCCGCACGATGTCGACGTCGGCCTGGTCGAGGGGATGGACGGAGGTCCTGGCCGTGGAGCTGGACCGGAGCGTACGCTCGGAGGTTCTCGTCTTCCAGGCAGCGACGCGACGGGCGGTGTACCTCGACATGGCAGTCAACGGCTCGACCCGCACCCTGGCCCAGCCATGA
- a CDS encoding GDP-mannose 4,6-dehydratase produces MPRALVTGVTGQDGSYLAERLLAEGWAVDGLVRAGDTAGTLVPGVTVHHGDLAEPGLFRRLLPEASPDVVFHLGGLSSVARSWQDPGLTADVTGAATARLLGAAHALGASCPRVVVASSAEVFAGSGVVPQDESTPVSPTSPYGAAKAYTLHLARTYRAAGRFVSAAVLYNHESPRRPHTFVTRTITRGVASLVLEGGPALRLGNLAAVRDWGWAPDYVEAMHRMALADEPGDFVVATGRGHTVEDFVAAAFAAAGVHDWREHVETDPTLFRPVDGPALVGDATRAREVLGWTPTRGFDDVVRAMVEADLARVRSGPATP; encoded by the coding sequence GTGCCCCGCGCGCTCGTCACCGGCGTCACCGGCCAGGACGGCAGCTACCTCGCGGAGCGCCTCCTCGCCGAGGGCTGGGCGGTCGACGGGCTCGTACGGGCCGGTGACACCGCCGGCACCCTCGTGCCGGGGGTGACGGTCCACCACGGCGACCTCGCCGAGCCCGGGCTGTTCCGGCGCCTGCTGCCCGAGGCGAGCCCCGACGTCGTGTTCCACCTCGGCGGGCTGTCGTCGGTGGCGCGGTCGTGGCAGGACCCGGGCCTCACCGCGGACGTCACCGGGGCGGCGACCGCCCGGCTGCTCGGTGCGGCCCACGCGCTCGGCGCGTCGTGCCCCCGGGTCGTCGTCGCGAGCAGCGCCGAGGTCTTCGCCGGGTCCGGTGTCGTGCCGCAGGACGAGAGCACCCCGGTGTCGCCGACCTCCCCGTACGGGGCGGCGAAGGCGTACACCCTCCACCTCGCGCGCACGTACCGCGCGGCGGGCCGCTTCGTCAGCGCCGCCGTCCTCTACAACCACGAGTCGCCGCGACGACCCCACACGTTCGTCACCCGGACGATCACCCGGGGCGTCGCCTCCCTCGTCCTCGAGGGCGGTCCCGCTCTACGGCTCGGCAACCTCGCCGCCGTCCGGGACTGGGGCTGGGCGCCGGACTACGTCGAGGCCATGCACCGCATGGCCCTCGCGGACGAGCCGGGCGACTTCGTGGTCGCGACCGGGCGCGGCCACACGGTCGAGGACTTCGTCGCGGCCGCGTTCGCCGCCGCCGGCGTGCACGACTGGCGCGAGCACGTGGAGACCGACCCGACCCTCTTCCGGCCCGTCGACGGACCCGCGCTCGTCGGTGACGCCACACGGGCCCGGGAGGTGCTGGGGTGGACCCCGACGCGCGGCTTCGACGACGTCGTCCGCGCGATGGTGGAGGCGGACCTCGCGCGGGTGCGCTCCGGCCCCGCCACGCCCTGA
- a CDS encoding UDP-glucose dehydrogenase family protein, translating into MRISVIGCGYLGAVHAACMADLGHEVVGVDVDPAKVELLAAGKAPFYEPGLPELLEKVMATGRLRFTTDMAEVAGSRVHFVCVGTPQRKGEYAADLTYVDAAVEGLVPQLRGTGEAPALVVGKSTVPVGTAARLADLVADGLPDGEHALLAWNPEFLREGFAVQDTLAPDRFVYGLPDGPDGEVAKALLDEVYATPLSTGTPLVTTDYATAELVKVAANSFLATKISFINAMAEVCEKVNADVVALADAIGHDARIGRKFLNAGLGFGGGCLPKDIRAFMARAGELGADQALTFLREVDDINMRRRQRMVELTREVCEGSLLGRRIGVLGAAFKPDSDDIRDSPALNVAAQLRLQGGHVTVYDPQAVENARRVWPDLRFGSSADEAVENADVVLLLTEWREFRDLDPEVLGTKVAHRRVLDGRNALDPARWRAAGWTYRALGRPRG; encoded by the coding sequence GTGCGTATCTCCGTCATCGGTTGCGGCTACCTCGGCGCCGTCCACGCCGCCTGCATGGCCGACCTCGGCCACGAGGTCGTCGGCGTGGACGTCGACCCCGCGAAGGTCGAGCTGCTCGCCGCCGGCAAGGCCCCGTTCTACGAGCCCGGGCTGCCGGAGCTCCTCGAGAAGGTGATGGCGACCGGCCGGCTGCGCTTCACCACCGACATGGCGGAGGTGGCGGGCTCCCGCGTCCACTTCGTGTGCGTCGGCACCCCGCAGCGCAAGGGCGAGTACGCCGCCGACCTCACGTACGTCGACGCCGCCGTCGAGGGTCTCGTCCCGCAACTGCGCGGCACGGGCGAGGCGCCCGCGCTCGTCGTCGGCAAGTCGACCGTGCCCGTCGGCACGGCCGCGCGCCTGGCGGACCTCGTGGCCGACGGCCTCCCCGACGGCGAGCACGCGCTGCTCGCGTGGAACCCCGAGTTCCTCCGGGAGGGCTTCGCCGTGCAGGACACCCTCGCACCCGACCGGTTCGTCTACGGCCTGCCCGACGGGCCGGACGGGGAGGTGGCGAAGGCGCTGCTCGACGAGGTCTACGCGACGCCGCTGTCCACCGGCACGCCGCTCGTCACGACGGACTACGCGACCGCGGAGCTCGTCAAGGTCGCCGCGAACTCGTTCCTCGCCACGAAGATCTCGTTCATCAACGCGATGGCGGAGGTGTGCGAGAAGGTGAACGCCGACGTCGTCGCGCTCGCCGACGCCATCGGCCACGACGCGCGCATCGGCCGCAAGTTCCTCAACGCCGGCCTCGGCTTCGGCGGCGGGTGCCTGCCGAAGGACATCCGTGCGTTCATGGCCCGCGCCGGCGAGCTCGGCGCCGACCAGGCGCTGACGTTCCTCCGCGAGGTCGACGACATCAACATGCGCCGCCGCCAGCGGATGGTCGAGCTCACGCGCGAGGTGTGCGAGGGCTCCCTGCTCGGGCGTCGCATCGGCGTGCTCGGCGCCGCGTTCAAGCCCGACAGCGACGACATCCGCGACTCCCCCGCCCTCAACGTCGCCGCGCAGCTGCGCCTGCAGGGCGGTCACGTGACGGTGTACGACCCGCAGGCGGTGGAGAACGCCCGCCGGGTGTGGCCGGACCTGCGTTTCGGCAGCAGCGCCGACGAGGCGGTGGAGAACGCCGACGTCGTCCTGCTCCTCACGGAGTGGCGGGAGTTCCGCGACCTCGACCCCGAGGTGCTGGGGACGAAGGTCGCCCACCGCCGGGTGCTCGACGGCCGCAACGCCCTCGACCCCGCCCGCTGGCGCGCGGCCGGGTGGACGTACCGAGCCCTCGGCCGGCCCCGCGGCTGA
- the purE gene encoding 5-(carboxyamino)imidazole ribonucleotide mutase, whose protein sequence is MGSDSDWSVMEGAAQALEELGVPYEVGVVSAHRMPHDMVAWGAEAAGRGLRVVVAGAGGAAHLPGMLASVTPLPVVGVPVPLRHLDGLDSLLSIVQMPAGVPVATVGVGAARNAGLLAARILAAGEGEAAQALRHRLEDHAAGLRDTALRKGEALRARLEG, encoded by the coding sequence ATGGGGTCGGACTCCGACTGGTCGGTGATGGAGGGCGCGGCCCAGGCGCTCGAGGAGCTCGGCGTGCCGTACGAGGTCGGGGTCGTCTCCGCCCACCGCATGCCCCACGACATGGTGGCGTGGGGCGCCGAGGCCGCCGGGCGCGGTCTGCGGGTGGTGGTCGCCGGGGCGGGCGGCGCCGCGCACCTGCCGGGCATGCTCGCCTCCGTCACCCCGCTGCCCGTCGTCGGCGTGCCGGTGCCGCTGCGGCACCTCGACGGGCTCGACTCGCTCCTCAGCATCGTCCAGATGCCCGCCGGCGTGCCGGTCGCGACCGTCGGCGTGGGCGCGGCCCGCAACGCCGGCCTGCTCGCGGCCCGGATCCTCGCCGCAGGCGAGGGCGAGGCGGCCCAGGCGCTGCGGCACCGGCTCGAGGACCACGCCGCCGGTCTGCGCGACACCGCACTGCGCAAGGGCGAGGCGCTGCGCGCGCGGCTCGAGGGCTGA
- a CDS encoding LCP family protein, whose protein sequence is MPEQPYRDDDPTRQMRRPAPLRSPLTGRPTVQGARPGASPGASGGASGAASGGAPSAPDATRVMPRPAPQERGSSARGAGVRPAAAPVREQWQPYVDRDDTAYAPRPPRSGRPGGSGGSGGSGGSGGSGGRGGPPSGPRPGARAPRPSRAPRRRRRGRGALVVVLLLVALLVAYPVSLGLVAWQNVRTVGDVATAAGTPGTTFLLVGSDSRAEVEGEDGEVLTDTTGSRTDTILLLHTPTGGGPTVLLSLPRDSYVEIPGSGMNKLNASYAFGGPQLLTETVEAATGIGVDGYVETGFGGFASVVDALGGVTVTLPEPIEDSFADIDLPAGEQTLQGQDALGLVRTRKTDARGDLARVERQRQVLAAIVDKTASPGVLLDPRRAYATAAAGGSALAVDDGMSPFGLVRFLLAMRSAAGGNGVQLTVPVSNPSLSTDVGSAVEWDDERAEQLFAALREDDTREVQRLAEQWEAEAG, encoded by the coding sequence GTGCCCGAGCAGCCGTACCGCGACGACGACCCGACCCGCCAGATGCGGCGGCCGGCCCCGTTGCGGTCGCCGCTGACGGGTCGCCCGACGGTGCAGGGCGCCCGTCCCGGCGCCTCGCCGGGAGCGTCCGGCGGTGCCTCGGGCGCTGCCTCGGGCGGTGCGCCGTCCGCCCCGGACGCGACGCGCGTCATGCCGCGTCCGGCGCCGCAGGAGCGCGGCTCGAGCGCCCGCGGCGCCGGGGTGCGACCGGCGGCGGCGCCCGTGCGGGAGCAGTGGCAGCCCTACGTCGACCGTGACGACACCGCGTACGCCCCGAGGCCCCCGCGCTCCGGCCGACCGGGCGGCTCCGGCGGCTCCGGCGGCTCCGGCGGCTCCGGCGGATCCGGCGGCCGGGGCGGTCCCCCGTCCGGTCCTCGCCCGGGCGCCCGCGCGCCGCGCCCCTCCCGCGCCCCGCGTCGGCGCCGCCGCGGGCGTGGTGCGCTCGTCGTCGTCCTGCTGCTCGTCGCGCTGCTCGTGGCGTACCCGGTGTCGCTGGGCCTCGTCGCGTGGCAGAACGTCCGCACCGTCGGTGACGTCGCGACCGCGGCCGGCACACCGGGTACGACGTTCCTCCTCGTCGGCAGCGACTCCCGCGCGGAGGTCGAGGGCGAGGACGGCGAGGTCCTCACCGACACCACGGGCAGCCGCACCGACACGATCCTCCTGCTCCACACCCCGACCGGCGGCGGGCCGACGGTGCTGCTGAGCCTGCCGCGGGACTCCTACGTCGAGATCCCGGGCAGCGGCATGAACAAGCTCAACGCCTCCTACGCCTTCGGCGGGCCCCAGCTGCTCACCGAGACGGTCGAGGCGGCGACGGGGATCGGGGTCGACGGCTACGTCGAGACCGGCTTCGGCGGGTTCGCCTCCGTCGTCGACGCCCTCGGCGGGGTGACGGTGACGCTGCCGGAGCCGATCGAGGACTCCTTCGCCGACATCGACCTCCCCGCCGGCGAGCAGACCCTCCAGGGCCAGGACGCACTCGGTCTCGTCCGCACGCGGAAGACCGACGCCCGGGGCGACCTCGCCCGCGTCGAGCGGCAGCGGCAGGTGCTCGCGGCCATCGTCGACAAGACGGCCTCCCCCGGGGTCCTCCTCGACCCGCGACGGGCCTACGCGACCGCGGCGGCGGGCGGCTCGGCGCTGGCGGTCGACGACGGGATGAGCCCGTTCGGCCTCGTCCGCTTCCTCCTCGCGATGCGCTCCGCCGCGGGTGGGAACGGCGTCCAGCTCACCGTGCCGGTGTCGAACCCGTCGCTCAGCACGGACGTCGGGTCCGCCGTCGAGTGGGACGACGAGCGGGCCGAGCAGCTGTTCGCCGCCCTGCGCGAGGACGACACCCGGGAGGTCCAGCGCCTCGCCGAGCAGTGGGAGGCCGAGGCCGGCTGA
- a CDS encoding SpoIID/LytB domain-containing protein: protein MSPGARARGAHRPARSRGVRGVLLAVAALVLALLVAPAAHAAPGDLVLDGRGFGHGRGMAQWGAQGAGIRGLTHQQILGFYYPGTTLGTVPGASVRVLLRTRASSAVVESAVAVVDSATGLRAELPAGAVVTAARTTAGGVRVTGSTALTDPRWSDGVAGPVRLEGSGLTWLRNSDGTAVGYRGDLVVHAETTSGVAVVNSLDRELYLYSVVSKEMPAYFEPAALRSQAVAARSYSTFDCSGGDPRADLRPTTDCQVYGGRATRSAGGAVTSVEQSSVRSAVDATARVVVLRSGSPLRTEFSSSNGGRTAESVLGPAKDDPYDGVDPRNTNHEWTTTVPASRVEAAFPAIGTFTALEVRTRSGGGEWGGRAEEVAVHGTGGTVVTTGLDVRLRLGLRSTWFEPQVSGTPLSDVLLYRPDSGSRQVLDVLPGGDFRTLSTGGWSAGWDVTALEADGTPGAEALLYDPVTGSHAVVDARPDGLTPTLWTGTWSTGWDATAIEADGTPGSELLLYRASSGSRHVLDVLPGGGFRTLATGSWSAGWDVEAVESDGSVRSEVLVYNPDRGYRYLLDVLPGGGFRTLDGGPWSTGWDITPMEADGTAGSELLLYRSSSGSRQVLDVLPGGFRTLSSGTSWTTDWDITAFEADGSAGSELLLYRASSGSRQVLDVLPAGFRTLSSGSSWTTGWDVTALDAG from the coding sequence ATGAGCCCGGGTGCCCGCGCACGGGGTGCGCACCGTCCCGCTCGTTCCCGCGGGGTCCGCGGCGTGCTCCTCGCCGTCGCCGCCCTCGTGCTCGCGCTCCTCGTGGCTCCGGCCGCGCACGCGGCGCCCGGCGACCTCGTCCTGGACGGCCGCGGGTTCGGCCACGGCCGCGGCATGGCCCAGTGGGGCGCCCAGGGCGCGGGCATCCGCGGTCTCACCCACCAGCAGATCCTCGGCTTCTACTACCCCGGCACCACCCTCGGCACGGTCCCGGGCGCCTCGGTCCGCGTCCTGCTGCGCACCCGCGCGTCGAGCGCCGTCGTGGAGTCGGCCGTCGCCGTCGTCGACAGCGCGACGGGACTGCGTGCCGAGCTGCCCGCGGGTGCGGTCGTGACGGCGGCCCGCACCACCGCGGGCGGCGTGCGCGTCACCGGCTCGACCGCCCTGACCGACCCGCGCTGGTCCGACGGCGTCGCGGGACCGGTGCGGCTCGAGGGCTCCGGCCTCACGTGGTTGCGCAACAGCGACGGCACCGCCGTCGGCTACCGCGGCGACCTCGTCGTCCACGCGGAGACGACGAGCGGCGTCGCGGTCGTCAACAGCCTCGACCGCGAGCTCTACCTCTACAGCGTCGTGTCGAAGGAGATGCCGGCGTACTTCGAGCCGGCTGCCCTGCGCTCCCAGGCCGTCGCGGCCCGCTCGTACTCCACGTTCGACTGCTCCGGCGGCGACCCCCGCGCCGACCTGCGGCCGACCACCGACTGCCAGGTCTACGGCGGTCGCGCCACCCGGTCCGCCGGCGGGGCCGTGACCTCGGTCGAGCAGTCGAGCGTGCGCTCCGCCGTGGACGCGACCGCCCGCGTCGTCGTGCTGCGATCCGGGTCGCCGCTGCGGACCGAGTTCAGCTCGAGCAACGGCGGCCGGACCGCGGAGAGCGTCCTCGGCCCCGCGAAGGACGACCCCTACGACGGCGTCGACCCCCGCAACACCAACCACGAGTGGACGACGACCGTCCCCGCCTCGCGCGTGGAGGCGGCGTTCCCCGCCATCGGCACCTTCACGGCCCTCGAGGTCCGCACCCGCAGCGGCGGGGGCGAGTGGGGCGGGCGCGCGGAGGAGGTCGCGGTCCACGGCACCGGCGGGACGGTCGTCACGACCGGCCTCGACGTCCGGCTGCGGCTCGGCCTCCGTTCGACGTGGTTCGAGCCGCAGGTCAGCGGCACCCCACTGTCCGACGTCCTCCTGTACCGCCCCGACTCCGGCTCCCGGCAGGTCCTCGACGTCCTCCCGGGCGGCGACTTCCGCACGCTGTCGACCGGCGGCTGGTCGGCGGGCTGGGACGTCACCGCCCTCGAGGCGGACGGCACCCCGGGCGCCGAGGCGCTCCTCTACGACCCCGTCACCGGCTCCCACGCGGTCGTCGACGCCCGACCCGACGGCCTGACCCCGACCCTGTGGACCGGCACGTGGAGCACCGGGTGGGACGCCACGGCCATCGAGGCCGACGGCACCCCCGGCTCCGAGCTCCTCCTCTACCGCGCCTCGTCCGGGTCCCGGCACGTCCTCGACGTGCTGCCCGGCGGCGGGTTCCGCACGCTCGCGACGGGCTCGTGGTCGGCCGGGTGGGACGTCGAGGCGGTGGAGTCCGACGGCTCCGTCCGCTCGGAGGTCCTCGTGTACAACCCCGACCGCGGGTACCGCTACCTCCTCGACGTCCTGCCGGGCGGCGGCTTCCGCACCCTCGACGGCGGCCCGTGGTCGACCGGGTGGGACATCACGCCGATGGAGGCGGACGGGACCGCGGGCTCCGAGCTCCTGCTGTACCGGTCCTCGTCCGGTTCCCGGCAGGTGCTCGACGTGCTGCCGGGCGGCTTCCGGACCCTGTCGTCCGGCACGTCGTGGACGACGGACTGGGACATCACGGCGTTCGAGGCCGACGGCAGCGCGGGCTCCGAGCTCCTGCTGTACCGGGCGTCGTCGGGCTCCCGGCAGGTGCTCGACGTGCTGCCGGCCGGGTTCCGGACGCTGTCGTCGGGCTCGTCGTGGACCACCGGCTGGGACGTGACGGCCCTGGACGCGGGCTGA
- a CDS encoding acyl-CoA dehydrogenase family protein: MSDDAFTLTEDQRDLQEAVRAVVADKVAPYAAEVDREARFPQEAHDALVAADFHAPHVPEEYDGVGAGALEVCLVIEEVARACASSSLIPAVNKLGSMPVLLAGSDDIKQRYMPRLARGEGFSYGLSEREAGSDTAAMRCRARRDGDDWVLDGQKSWITNAGVSEFYTVMAVTDPDAGSRGISAFVVEKGDEGFTFGAKERKLGITGSPTRELLFDSCRIPGDRLVGEEGQGLKIALRTLDHTRITIGAQAVGIAQGALDYARDYVKERRQFGKAIAEFQGIQFMLADMAMQLEAARQLVYVAAARSQRSDADLSFFGAAAKCFASDVAMQVTTDAVQLLGGAGYVNDHPVERMMRDAKITQIYEGTNQVQRLVMGRQLLR, from the coding sequence GTGAGCGACGACGCCTTCACCCTGACCGAGGACCAGCGCGACCTGCAGGAGGCCGTCCGGGCCGTGGTCGCGGACAAGGTCGCCCCGTACGCCGCCGAGGTCGACCGCGAGGCGCGCTTCCCGCAGGAGGCCCACGACGCCCTCGTCGCGGCCGACTTCCACGCCCCGCACGTGCCGGAGGAGTACGACGGCGTCGGGGCGGGCGCGCTCGAGGTGTGCCTCGTCATCGAGGAGGTCGCCCGGGCGTGCGCGTCGAGCTCGCTGATCCCCGCCGTCAACAAGCTCGGCTCGATGCCGGTCCTGCTCGCGGGGTCGGACGACATCAAGCAGCGGTACATGCCGCGCCTGGCCCGCGGCGAGGGCTTCAGCTACGGCCTGTCGGAGCGGGAGGCCGGGTCCGACACCGCCGCCATGCGGTGCCGGGCGCGCCGCGACGGCGACGACTGGGTGCTCGACGGGCAGAAGTCGTGGATCACCAACGCCGGCGTCAGCGAGTTCTACACCGTGATGGCCGTCACCGACCCGGACGCCGGGAGCCGCGGCATCAGCGCCTTCGTCGTGGAGAAGGGGGACGAGGGCTTCACCTTCGGGGCGAAGGAGCGCAAGCTCGGCATCACCGGCTCCCCGACCCGGGAGCTGCTCTTCGACTCCTGCCGCATCCCCGGCGACCGGCTCGTGGGGGAGGAGGGCCAGGGCCTCAAGATCGCGCTCCGCACGCTCGACCACACCCGCATCACGATCGGGGCGCAGGCCGTCGGCATCGCCCAGGGTGCCCTCGACTACGCCCGCGACTACGTGAAGGAGCGCCGTCAGTTCGGCAAGGCGATCGCGGAGTTCCAGGGCATCCAGTTCATGCTCGCCGACATGGCGATGCAGCTGGAGGCCGCGCGTCAGCTCGTGTACGTCGCGGCCGCCAGGAGCCAGCGCTCCGACGCGGACCTCTCGTTCTTCGGCGCGGCGGCGAAGTGCTTCGCCTCCGACGTCGCCATGCAGGTGACGACCGACGCCGTCCAGCTGCTCGGCGGGGCCGGGTACGTCAACGACCACCCGGTCGAGCGCATGATGCGCGACGCCAAGATCACGCAGATCTACGAGGGCACGAACCAGGTCCAGCGGCTCGTCATGGGGCGCCAGCTCCTCCGCTGA